The following coding sequences lie in one Posidoniimonas polymericola genomic window:
- a CDS encoding L-fucose/L-arabinose isomerase family protein, with protein sequence MKCGPKQVQLVASGDQRLSANQKCWPAQQEMEAALTRAIEAAGYEVVRAHQPGDDGHGFIASQKEGMAIFKGIDPDAPLVVAEAVWQYSHHVLAGLISHRGPILTAANWSGTWPGLVGMLNLNGSLTKAGVAYSTLWSDDFTDDYFTSRLKQWLETGACGHDTSHVTPADSLDLDADACGVGAQLAEQLKSEKAIMGIFDEGCMGMFNAIIPDHLLHPTGVFKERLSQSALYYESTQVTDDEAHTVRKWYEDRGMTFHTGPSHDDDLTDEQIHKQCQVYVAAVRIADDFGCNLIGIQYQQGLKDLLPASDLVEGTLNNSDRPPVTSRDGSRVLFDGQAVTHFNEVDECAGLDGLLTNRVQQALGQPVENTLHDVRWGDRDQSGTTDDYVWVFEISGSAPPAHFIDGWAGAEGFRQPAMYFPNGGSTLRGISKPGEIVWSRIYVEDDALAMDIGRGGVIELPRDETERRWNSTTPQWPIMHAVLYGVSREELMAQHKSNHVQCVYSNSATDADRTLAAKTAMAQALGIKVNVCGKRTRDSDWDRK encoded by the coding sequence ATGAAATGCGGCCCCAAGCAGGTTCAGCTCGTCGCGAGCGGCGACCAACGTCTTTCTGCGAATCAGAAATGCTGGCCCGCCCAGCAGGAGATGGAGGCCGCACTCACCCGCGCCATCGAGGCCGCCGGCTACGAGGTGGTCCGCGCCCACCAGCCGGGCGACGACGGCCACGGGTTCATCGCCAGCCAGAAAGAGGGCATGGCGATCTTCAAGGGCATTGACCCGGACGCGCCGCTCGTCGTCGCCGAGGCTGTTTGGCAGTACAGCCACCACGTGCTGGCCGGTCTGATCAGCCACCGCGGGCCGATCCTGACCGCCGCCAACTGGTCCGGCACCTGGCCCGGCCTGGTCGGCATGCTGAACCTCAACGGCTCGCTCACCAAGGCGGGCGTCGCGTACTCGACGCTGTGGAGCGACGACTTCACCGACGACTATTTCACCAGCCGCCTGAAGCAGTGGCTCGAGACCGGCGCCTGCGGGCACGACACCTCGCACGTCACGCCCGCCGACAGCCTTGACCTCGACGCCGACGCGTGCGGCGTCGGCGCCCAGCTCGCCGAGCAACTCAAGAGCGAGAAGGCGATCATGGGCATTTTCGACGAGGGCTGCATGGGCATGTTCAACGCGATCATCCCCGACCACCTGCTGCACCCGACCGGCGTGTTCAAGGAGCGGCTCAGCCAGTCCGCCCTCTACTACGAGTCGACCCAGGTCACCGACGACGAGGCCCACACGGTCCGCAAGTGGTACGAAGACCGCGGCATGACGTTCCACACCGGCCCCAGCCACGACGACGACCTCACCGACGAGCAGATCCATAAGCAGTGCCAGGTGTACGTCGCCGCGGTGCGGATCGCGGACGACTTCGGCTGCAACCTGATCGGCATCCAGTACCAGCAGGGCCTCAAGGACCTGCTCCCGGCCAGCGACCTGGTCGAGGGGACGCTCAACAACTCCGACCGACCCCCGGTCACCAGCCGCGACGGCTCGCGGGTGCTGTTCGACGGCCAGGCGGTCACGCACTTTAACGAGGTCGACGAGTGCGCCGGCCTCGACGGCCTGCTGACCAACCGCGTGCAGCAGGCGCTCGGCCAGCCGGTCGAGAACACGCTGCACGACGTCCGCTGGGGCGACCGCGACCAGTCCGGCACGACCGACGACTACGTCTGGGTGTTTGAGATCAGCGGCTCGGCGCCCCCCGCGCACTTCATCGACGGCTGGGCCGGCGCCGAGGGCTTCCGCCAGCCCGCCATGTACTTCCCGAACGGCGGCAGCACGCTGCGGGGCATCTCGAAACCGGGCGAGATCGTCTGGTCTAGGATCTACGTTGAGGACGACGCGCTGGCGATGGACATCGGCCGCGGCGGAGTGATCGAACTCCCCCGCGACGAGACCGAGCGCCGCTGGAACTCGACCACGCCGCAGTGGCCCATTATGCACGCGGTGCTGTACGGCGTGTCGCGCGAGGAGCTGATGGCGCAGCACAAGAGCAACCACGTGCAGTGCGTGTACAGCAACTCGGCCACCGATGCCGACCGCACGCTGGCCGCCAAGACCGCCATGGCCCAGGCCCTAGGGATCAAGGTGAACGTCTGCGGAAAGCGGACCCGCGACTCCGATTGGGACCGCAAGTAG
- a CDS encoding 2,3-bisphosphoglycerate-independent phosphoglycerate mutase, whose translation MDIHALIKPLLQKNDSKIVMYVGDGLGGLPQQPGGKTELEAASTPNLDKLAAEGVSGSSIPVAPGISPGSGPGHLGLFGFDPVEYLIGRGALEATGIGFELKEGDVAIRANFCTLDADGNIADRRAGRIPSEESFKVVEKLAAGISIPGTEVFVKPVKEHRFVVVFRGAGLVGNVADTDPQATGVPPLPAVARDDASQKTAKICDEFIAQAKKILADEPKANCCTLRGITGKPSIPTYEEVYGLKAAAIAVYPMYKGLAQLVGMDIIGDAQTIDEQMEVLKANWDKYDFFFIHFKYTDSTGEDGNFDAKVKRTEEYDSAVPKIMELGPDVVIATGDHSTPSMLASHSWHPVPTLLWAKNCRTDACQTFGEAECLHGGLGQFEAKHLMTLALANAGRLAKFGA comes from the coding sequence ATGGACATCCACGCCCTGATCAAGCCGCTGCTGCAGAAGAACGACTCGAAGATCGTCATGTATGTAGGCGATGGTCTGGGGGGGCTGCCGCAGCAGCCCGGTGGCAAGACCGAGCTCGAGGCGGCGTCCACGCCGAACCTCGACAAGCTGGCGGCCGAGGGCGTGAGCGGCAGCAGCATCCCGGTGGCGCCCGGCATCTCGCCCGGCAGCGGCCCGGGGCACCTCGGGCTGTTTGGGTTCGACCCGGTGGAGTACCTGATCGGCCGCGGCGCCCTCGAGGCGACCGGCATCGGCTTCGAGCTCAAGGAGGGCGACGTCGCGATCCGGGCCAACTTCTGCACGCTCGACGCCGACGGCAACATCGCCGACCGCCGCGCCGGCCGCATCCCGAGCGAGGAGTCGTTCAAGGTGGTCGAGAAGCTGGCCGCGGGGATCTCGATCCCCGGGACCGAGGTGTTCGTCAAGCCGGTAAAGGAGCACCGCTTTGTCGTCGTGTTCCGGGGCGCGGGCCTGGTCGGCAACGTCGCCGACACCGACCCGCAGGCGACCGGCGTCCCGCCGCTGCCCGCGGTCGCTAGGGACGACGCCAGCCAGAAGACCGCCAAGATCTGCGACGAGTTCATCGCCCAGGCCAAGAAGATCCTGGCCGACGAGCCGAAGGCCAACTGCTGCACCCTCCGCGGCATCACCGGCAAGCCGAGCATCCCTACGTACGAAGAGGTGTACGGGCTGAAGGCCGCCGCCATCGCCGTGTACCCGATGTACAAGGGCCTGGCCCAGCTGGTCGGCATGGACATCATCGGCGACGCCCAGACCATCGACGAGCAGATGGAGGTCCTCAAGGCCAACTGGGACAAGTACGACTTCTTCTTCATCCACTTCAAGTACACCGATTCGACCGGCGAGGACGGCAACTTCGACGCCAAGGTCAAGCGGACCGAGGAGTACGACTCCGCGGTCCCCAAGATCATGGAGCTCGGGCCCGATGTCGTGATCGCCACCGGCGACCACAGCACCCCCAGCATGCTCGCCAGCCACAGCTGGCACCCGGTCCCGACCCTGCTGTGGGCCAAGAACTGCCGCACCGACGCCTGCCAGACGTTCGGCGAGGCCGAGTGCCTCCACGGCGGCCTCGGCCAGTTCGAGGCCAAGCACCTGATGACGCTCGCCCTGGCGAACGCCGGCCGGCTGGCGAAGTTCGGGGCGTAG
- a CDS encoding Gfo/Idh/MocA family protein — protein MSLPNSSRREFLAAAAAAGIAAAAPRVSRAASDKSDIRMATIGFRSRGQSHIGGFRNNLVALCDVDQTVLDRGVADFKEKYGRELDKYTDYRELLQRDDIDAVSIATPNHTHSLIAIAAIQAGKDVYVEKPVSNNVWEGRQLVAAARKHGRIVQAGTQSRSSKCLQEAVAWVQGGGLGKIQYALGTCYKPRPPIGKLDQPLNIPSTIDYDLWCGPADKVDLYRPKLHYDWHWDYNTGAGDMGNQGIHQMDIARWFLGESSLAPRTFSIGERLGYDDAGNTANTQTVVHQYESAPLIFETRGLPRSKEGQNRWGASMDSFRGSQIGVLVQCEGGHVYAPASYREVMAYDRSGKQVKHFKGSGDHFGNFLSAVAAGDPSRLNAEIAEGHLSSALCHAGNVSHRVGEHASAGEIASSIAHDELLSYSFDRMATHLRANDVDINGDALVLGKWLDIDPASETLANSDKGQQIWKREGRDGFKIPNIEAV, from the coding sequence ATGTCGTTGCCGAATAGTAGCCGCCGTGAGTTTCTGGCGGCCGCCGCCGCTGCCGGGATCGCCGCCGCCGCGCCGCGCGTGTCGCGTGCCGCGAGTGACAAGTCCGACATCCGCATGGCGACCATCGGGTTCCGCAGCCGTGGGCAGTCGCACATAGGCGGGTTCCGCAACAACCTGGTCGCGCTCTGCGACGTCGATCAGACGGTGCTGGACCGCGGCGTGGCCGACTTCAAGGAGAAGTACGGCCGCGAACTCGACAAGTACACCGACTACCGCGAGCTGCTCCAGCGTGACGACATCGACGCCGTGTCGATCGCGACGCCCAACCACACGCACAGCCTGATCGCCATCGCCGCGATCCAAGCCGGCAAGGACGTCTACGTCGAGAAGCCGGTTTCCAACAATGTGTGGGAAGGCCGCCAACTGGTGGCCGCCGCCCGCAAGCACGGCCGCATCGTGCAGGCCGGCACGCAGTCGCGGTCCAGCAAGTGCCTGCAGGAGGCGGTCGCGTGGGTCCAGGGCGGCGGGCTCGGCAAGATCCAGTACGCGCTGGGCACCTGCTACAAGCCCCGCCCGCCGATCGGCAAGCTCGACCAGCCGCTCAACATCCCGAGCACCATCGACTACGACCTGTGGTGCGGCCCGGCCGACAAGGTTGACCTCTACCGGCCGAAGCTGCACTACGACTGGCACTGGGACTACAACACCGGCGCCGGCGACATGGGCAACCAGGGCATCCACCAGATGGACATCGCCCGCTGGTTCCTCGGCGAGTCGAGCCTGGCGCCGCGGACGTTCAGCATCGGCGAACGCCTCGGCTACGACGACGCCGGCAACACGGCCAACACCCAGACGGTTGTGCACCAGTACGAGTCGGCGCCGCTGATCTTCGAGACCCGCGGCCTGCCGCGCTCGAAGGAAGGCCAGAATCGCTGGGGCGCGTCGATGGACAGCTTCCGCGGCTCACAGATCGGCGTGCTCGTGCAGTGCGAGGGGGGCCACGTGTACGCGCCGGCCTCTTACCGCGAGGTCATGGCCTACGACCGCAGCGGCAAGCAGGTCAAGCACTTCAAGGGGTCCGGCGACCACTTCGGCAATTTCCTGTCGGCGGTCGCCGCCGGCGACCCGAGCCGGTTGAACGCCGAGATCGCCGAGGGTCACCTCTCCAGCGCGCTGTGCCACGCGGGCAACGTCTCGCACCGCGTCGGCGAGCACGCCTCGGCGGGTGAGATCGCCAGCAGCATCGCCCACGACGAGCTGCTCAGCTACTCGTTCGACCGCATGGCGACCCACCTGCGGGCCAACGACGTCGACATCAACGGCGACGCGCTGGTGCTCGGCAAGTGGCTCGACATCGACCCCGCCAGCGAGACCCTCGCCAACAGCGACAAGGGTCAGCAGATCTGGAAACGCGAAGGCCGCGATGGCTTCAAGATCCCCAACATCGAGGCGGTCTGA
- a CDS encoding M48 family metalloprotease, which yields MPIQVVCPGCSAAFRAPEKAIGRQAACPKCSSAITISAPTTSSRRAASPGPAKSPQKKQRARLTPESVAAAIEGPIEPVRTTLTYRLGILLSLATMLLMPLVYAALIAGACYLVYLHAVTNTGIFESVRGRAVMYAFLAYLAPLVAGPVMILFMIKPLFASPARHQKTRSLRRESEPVLFAFVDSICETVGSARPKRIDIDCQVNASAGFRKGVVSMLGNDLVLTIGMPLAAGLTARQLGGVLAHEFGHFTQGAGMRLTYLVRSISHWFVRVVYERDSWDEWLATTASSLDIRLGWVLWLAMLAVWLTRKILWVLLHLGTAVAGFTLRQMEFDADRYEARFAGSETFASTARRLQELNAGQQMAFAQLSASHQEGRLVDDLPALVTLNASRLPQQTQTLIKQGLEKSETGLFATHPCDKDRIASAMAEQSPGVFQLDAPASELFRDFAEQAKAASWEFYRDVFGNRVDKSALTSVDELHADHRQQEAADHRLSGYFQQVIRAYRPTPIGSGFLTPPKEPKKVLAELKAGRQAFESGAEAARDSLKKYDQADSRLMEALVYEAYHSARIRVDKKSVEKCFHSREAAKDTQQRCVRKMGAANAELANFDQVVAKRLRSAVDLLQVDQVAGRLQDGRSLRSRTEKLVPALVAIDGQMETLRGLCHANVMLGALIHQMQSAGEASEEMVAAADRIVDRVRPKVSQLREVLSRQSYPFKHKDPSVSLGAYVLPTPPNPRDLGGVIDAISEVSEGTITVRRRVLGELATIAEQVESLVGCPPLPPLPDADERPNAEQQPDENDSLQ from the coding sequence ATGCCTATCCAAGTCGTTTGCCCAGGCTGCAGCGCAGCATTCCGGGCCCCCGAAAAGGCCATCGGCCGTCAGGCCGCGTGCCCCAAGTGCTCGTCCGCGATTACGATCTCGGCGCCGACGACAAGCAGCCGGCGAGCGGCCTCCCCGGGCCCCGCCAAGTCTCCGCAGAAGAAGCAGCGCGCCCGGCTGACGCCCGAGAGCGTGGCGGCGGCGATCGAGGGCCCGATCGAGCCGGTCCGCACCACGCTGACCTACCGGCTGGGCATCCTGCTCTCGCTGGCCACGATGCTGCTGATGCCGCTGGTCTACGCTGCCCTGATCGCCGGCGCCTGCTACCTGGTCTACCTGCACGCGGTGACGAACACCGGCATCTTCGAGTCGGTGCGTGGCCGCGCGGTGATGTACGCGTTCCTGGCGTACCTTGCCCCATTGGTCGCGGGGCCGGTCATGATCCTGTTCATGATCAAGCCGCTGTTCGCCAGTCCGGCCCGACACCAGAAGACCCGCTCGCTGCGGCGTGAGTCGGAACCGGTGCTGTTCGCTTTCGTCGACAGCATCTGCGAGACCGTCGGCTCCGCGCGGCCCAAACGGATCGACATCGACTGTCAGGTGAACGCCTCGGCAGGGTTCCGCAAGGGCGTCGTCAGCATGCTGGGCAACGACCTGGTGCTCACTATCGGCATGCCGCTCGCCGCCGGCCTCACCGCCCGACAGCTCGGCGGCGTGCTGGCCCACGAGTTCGGCCACTTCACGCAGGGCGCCGGCATGCGGCTGACCTACCTCGTGCGTTCGATCAGCCACTGGTTTGTCCGCGTGGTCTACGAACGCGACAGCTGGGACGAGTGGCTCGCGACGACCGCCTCTTCGCTCGACATCCGCCTCGGGTGGGTGCTGTGGCTCGCGATGCTGGCGGTCTGGCTTACCCGCAAGATCCTGTGGGTGCTGCTCCACCTCGGCACGGCGGTGGCCGGCTTTACGCTCCGGCAGATGGAGTTCGACGCCGACCGCTACGAGGCCCGCTTCGCCGGCAGCGAGACCTTCGCCTCGACCGCGCGGCGGCTGCAGGAGCTCAACGCCGGGCAGCAGATGGCGTTCGCGCAGCTCAGCGCGTCGCACCAGGAGGGGCGCCTCGTGGACGACCTGCCAGCTCTGGTTACGCTCAACGCCAGCCGCCTGCCCCAGCAAACGCAGACCCTGATCAAGCAGGGACTCGAGAAGAGCGAAACCGGCCTGTTCGCCACTCACCCCTGCGACAAGGACCGGATCGCCAGCGCGATGGCGGAGCAGTCGCCGGGCGTCTTCCAGCTCGACGCGCCGGCGAGCGAGCTGTTCCGCGACTTCGCAGAGCAGGCCAAGGCCGCCTCGTGGGAGTTCTACCGCGACGTCTTTGGCAACAGGGTCGACAAGTCGGCGCTCACTTCGGTTGACGAGCTCCACGCCGACCACCGGCAGCAGGAAGCGGCGGACCACCGGCTGTCGGGCTACTTCCAGCAGGTGATCCGGGCGTACCGTCCCACGCCGATCGGCTCCGGCTTCCTCACCCCGCCGAAGGAGCCAAAGAAGGTGCTGGCTGAACTCAAGGCGGGCCGGCAGGCGTTTGAGTCGGGCGCCGAAGCGGCCCGCGATTCGCTCAAGAAGTACGACCAGGCGGACAGCCGGTTGATGGAGGCCCTCGTCTACGAGGCCTACCACAGCGCGCGGATCCGCGTAGACAAGAAGTCGGTCGAGAAGTGCTTCCACAGCCGCGAGGCCGCGAAGGACACGCAGCAACGCTGCGTCCGCAAGATGGGCGCGGCGAACGCCGAGCTCGCCAACTTCGACCAGGTGGTCGCCAAGCGTCTGCGGTCGGCGGTCGACCTGCTGCAGGTTGACCAAGTGGCCGGCCGATTGCAGGACGGGCGGAGCCTCCGCTCGCGTACGGAGAAGCTCGTCCCCGCGCTGGTGGCGATCGACGGGCAGATGGAAACCCTCCGCGGGCTCTGCCACGCGAACGTCATGCTTGGCGCGCTCATCCATCAGATGCAGTCGGCCGGTGAAGCGAGTGAGGAGATGGTGGCCGCAGCGGACCGGATTGTCGACCGGGTGCGGCCGAAGGTCTCGCAGCTGCGCGAGGTCCTGTCGCGGCAGAGCTACCCGTTCAAGCACAAGGATCCGTCCGTCAGCCTGGGCGCGTACGTGCTGCCGACGCCGCCGAACCCACGTGACCTCGGCGGTGTGATTGACGCGATCTCCGAAGTCTCTGAGGGAACCATCACGGTCCGCCGCCGGGTGCTCGGCGAATTGGCGACCATCGCCGAACAGGTAGAATCGTTGGTTGGCTGCCCGCCGCTGCCGCCCCTGCCGGACGCCGACGAACGGCCGAACGCCGAACAACAGCCCGACGAGAACGACTCTCTCCAATAG
- a CDS encoding glucose-6-phosphate isomerase → MSTSIRYNPAGTFLKSGGISAADLEALAPKLHDAREEVLADAQLWADGVDVPDAKQPLDAGFHLLPDRLLQELKDRGADSEVARLKATADRLAGSCASVVVLGIGGSYMGARALAEACCHPYYNEVPPAMRGGRPKIFYEGNNVDNDAAQGLLDVLGSDTGQWGVVVISKSGGTLETAAATRIMIRELKDSLSGDEKLADYFVPVTGTSGKLFDLSKALGCQEIYEVPDGVGGRFSVLSAVGLLPAAVMGLDIEKLLQGAADMNEHFASAKPGENVVLDYVGVCHLLEEKQGCDIRILSTWGKKLEALGLWYDQLLAESLGKHEKGALPLTIVNTRDLHSRGQQHQEGKRDKLITNVIIESADRDPLAIGESDNNQDQLNELADKTLPNILSAAIAGTNQAYLDDNRPTADLVCPQLDEYVMGQLFQMFMLATVVEGRMIGVNPYGQPGVEAYKRNMNAILRS, encoded by the coding sequence ATGAGCACCAGCATCCGCTACAACCCGGCCGGAACGTTCCTGAAGAGCGGCGGTATCTCGGCCGCCGACCTCGAGGCCCTCGCGCCGAAGCTCCATGACGCCCGCGAGGAAGTGCTGGCCGACGCGCAGCTGTGGGCCGATGGGGTCGACGTGCCCGACGCGAAGCAGCCGCTGGACGCTGGGTTCCACCTGCTGCCGGATCGGCTGCTCCAGGAGCTCAAGGACCGCGGCGCCGACAGCGAGGTCGCGCGGCTCAAGGCGACCGCCGACCGGCTGGCCGGCAGCTGCGCGAGCGTCGTGGTGCTGGGCATCGGCGGCTCGTACATGGGAGCCCGCGCCCTGGCCGAGGCGTGCTGCCACCCGTACTACAACGAGGTGCCGCCGGCGATGCGCGGCGGCCGCCCGAAGATCTTCTACGAGGGCAACAACGTCGACAACGACGCCGCCCAGGGCCTGCTCGACGTGCTCGGCAGCGACACCGGCCAGTGGGGCGTGGTGGTGATCAGCAAGAGCGGCGGCACCCTCGAGACCGCCGCCGCCACGCGGATCATGATCCGCGAGCTCAAGGATTCGCTCAGCGGCGACGAGAAGCTGGCCGACTACTTCGTGCCGGTGACCGGCACGAGCGGCAAGCTCTTCGACCTCTCCAAGGCGCTCGGCTGCCAGGAGATCTACGAGGTCCCCGACGGCGTCGGCGGCCGGTTCTCGGTGCTCTCGGCGGTCGGCCTGCTGCCGGCGGCGGTGATGGGCCTGGACATCGAGAAGCTGCTGCAGGGCGCGGCCGACATGAACGAGCACTTCGCGTCGGCCAAACCGGGCGAGAACGTCGTGCTGGACTACGTCGGCGTGTGCCACCTGCTGGAAGAGAAGCAGGGGTGCGACATCCGCATCCTCAGCACGTGGGGCAAGAAGCTCGAGGCGCTCGGCCTGTGGTACGATCAGCTGCTCGCCGAGAGCCTCGGCAAGCACGAGAAGGGCGCGCTGCCGCTGACTATCGTCAACACCCGCGACCTGCACAGCCGCGGCCAGCAGCACCAGGAAGGCAAACGCGACAAGCTGATCACCAACGTGATCATCGAGTCGGCCGACCGCGACCCGCTGGCGATCGGCGAGAGCGACAACAACCAGGACCAGCTCAACGAGCTGGCCGACAAGACCCTGCCGAACATCCTCTCGGCGGCCATCGCCGGCACCAACCAGGCGTACCTCGACGACAACCGCCCGACCGCCGACCTCGTCTGCCCGCAGCTCGACGAGTACGTCATGGGGCAGCTGTTCCAGATGTTCATGCTGGCGACTGTCGTGGAGGGCCGAATGATCGGGGTGAACCCCTACGGGCAGCCCGGTGTCGAAGCCTACAAACGCAATATGAACGCCATTTTGCGCAGCTAG
- a CDS encoding MBL fold metallo-hydrolase: MPIIHPIRLSLSNAYLVLVERPVLVDAGSPGEERKIARAVAAAGVELSDISLILLTHAHRDHAGSARALKAMTGAPVALHPAEHAMLERGHMGKLQPVRPRHALWEPFLNRPFPGLTADLPLHDGQSLAEWGLGASVVETPGHSSGSVSVVLPDGDALAGDLLIGGFLGGLIEPGRPRLPYFAEDLPLLHDSLVKLCGVAAGRWYLGHGGPIDSSQIAPRIRVAELAPAGGA, from the coding sequence GTGCCCATCATCCACCCTATCCGCCTGTCGCTCTCCAACGCCTACCTGGTGCTCGTCGAGCGCCCCGTGCTGGTCGACGCCGGCAGCCCGGGCGAGGAGCGGAAGATCGCCCGGGCGGTCGCCGCGGCCGGGGTTGAGTTGTCCGATATCTCGCTGATCCTGCTGACGCACGCGCACCGCGACCACGCCGGCTCGGCTAGGGCGCTCAAGGCGATGACCGGCGCGCCGGTCGCCCTGCACCCCGCCGAGCACGCGATGCTCGAGCGGGGCCACATGGGCAAGCTGCAGCCGGTGCGGCCGCGGCACGCCCTGTGGGAGCCGTTTCTCAACCGCCCCTTCCCTGGGCTGACCGCCGACCTGCCGCTGCACGACGGGCAGTCGCTCGCCGAGTGGGGACTCGGCGCCTCGGTGGTCGAGACCCCGGGGCACTCTAGCGGGTCGGTTTCAGTTGTCCTGCCCGACGGCGACGCCCTGGCGGGCGACCTCTTGATCGGCGGGTTCCTAGGCGGGCTGATCGAGCCGGGCCGCCCCCGCCTGCCCTACTTTGCCGAGGACCTGCCGCTGCTGCACGACAGCCTGGTGAAGCTGTGCGGCGTCGCGGCCGGTCGCTGGTACCTGGGCCACGGCGGACCGATTGACTCCTCGCAGATCGCGCCGCGGATCCGGGTCGCCGAGCTCGCCCCCGCCGGCGGGGCGTAA